In Cottoperca gobio chromosome 19, fCotGob3.1, whole genome shotgun sequence, the genomic window TTGAAATCCTTtgaagggatagtttggatggtttgtagtggggttgtatgaggtactgaTGTTCTGCAGTGGACATCAGCAAAATGTCATTTAACACGACTAAATTACACTTAAATTGCaaaaatgtgtgcagatttaataGTTTAATAGCTGCTCACTTACAATGACaggatgtaaatgtaattagttattATATGAGAGATTATGTAGCAGGAAGAAATCAAAAACagattattgtattattttatattataaaacaaactgTCATTAGTGGCAAAGCAGGCAATGAGGAACAGACCGGTACCAGCTGAATAATTCAACACAAATGATCCAATCGAACTCTCCTCTTACACGACAGCCAAGACTTCACTCGTGTGGGACGAGACAGAACATATTCTTAAGAATATAAAGTTCTTTGCTCTTTGAAAGGGCGCACATGCAAATAATATCGtatagaaaagttatttctgggacaatatGTCGTTCAACAAAAAGGAGTTACTTGATGTAACCCATCGTTAGAGACACATTTCTCAACCTCAAACTGTAACTGCAAAAACACTCAATGCATTGGGACCGACCACGTAGAACATAAGGAAAAACCTAAAATGGTCGACAGCACATCCACACATCCCGTACCTTTTCAAACAGCATCCACAGATGTCCATGCAGAGCTGGAGAGTGACGCTCCCCTCTCCGGCACTGCGAGCTGTAATATGAGTGTTCGGCCATGACGGCAACCAGAGCCAACAGGTGTCTTGTGATGCCTTGTTGCATTGTGTGGAGCACTGGAAggcagtgacagagagaaaacaatcatAAGTAACTGTGAGTTATTAATGTAGGCACTGAAAGGTTAGCCCTTAACTTGTGCCTCACTCGGGatattttttgcctttttaattgTGCATACGGCCTaacatttttcaaatttcaGAATTTCCTATAATAAGTCTATTATAATTTGTGTGCCCAAAATACAGACATTCAGGCCCTTAAGGAGACACATGTGCCCATCCAAACCACATATTGATATTGACACCATGACCATTACAGTATAAAATCTTGCATTCCTTGCACTGGCTTCAAAATTGTAGCTTTTtctattttccaccagatttAACTCttttttctcatgttttttCTCTATGCATGCAGTTTCCtgcacaaaagtaaaaatgcataaaaattaAAGTTGTTGCTCATCATTGACTTAACCCAGACTGTGAACAAAATGCCCCCCTAGCGTTtagtatacagaaaataatttgcattatgtaaacaaactagAATTTAAAGGattaaaattctgaaaatgtattaatacttGGTgattatgatcaggactgaGGTTGGTTAAAAGACGCAACTCAGTGAAAGCgaaagaaatattaatatataatatttttatggaagtattttgacatttttgtcacATCACGACTTCAAAAAACAAGATGCATTTCTAATAAACACATAGGAGAATGAAATGTGGCTGTTATGGTGAATATGTGATGAAGAATAAAGTGGTCTTCTGGAAAAAGGCATTCAAAACACTCTAAAATGGGTGAAAACATTACAGTCTAATCATAATAAAACCGTATTAGGATTATGTataaagaaaactttattaTCTCTAATAGTTGGACAAACTCCACATGTATATCGGCATGCAGCTCGATCCTTGCACCCTCCCCCCTGCAGGCTGCACCACCGTCAGCACAGCCCCTCAGCTGTTAGCTTGGACTTTAGCTACATCGATGCTAAGGAAGTAGCATTGTTTACAGCCCCACAAGTGATGGTGGTGGCCATAGCGCTAACAATACCAGCTATGTTGACGTGAGATAAAACACTTAAAGGCGACTATGTGTGACCTCGACTAGaaggtaggggggggggggatttcagTAAATGGCTTAAAGAAGTAAAGAAAGCGGGAATAGATATGCTAGTTAGCTAACGTTGGCTACTAACTtaggttagcatgctaacgtaaAGTTGTTCATCTGAGTCGTTTTAGAAGACACACCCTACATTATCTCGTTTAAAAGTCTTCGTTGtgttaaaacaaatagaaaataatgaCACAGCTATAGCTTTTTGGTGAGTTTGCTACCTGTTCGTGGTAAACACCTGTTGTTTGGTCTCTCTGAAGCCGCCAGGTGAGATGGATTTCCTCACCCTGTTCGCTGTCTACGTCGTTGTGGTGCTGACATGCATAGTGCTCGTCTGCAAATACTCAGGCCAGCAGCAAACCCCCTTTAGTATCCTCTTCAACTCTGTAGGAAAGGTAAGAAAACTACACTTTGACTGCACTCCCACACACCGACACTGTGTGGCGCTGTTAGATGAATGTATTACAACATCATATCGACTGCAATGAAAGCTGCCAGCTTGTTTTCACAGGTAGTTGCACCATTTACGCCAAAATGGCTCCAAAAGTTGTCACAGTGGACTATGCACAGGCTGTTTCATCAAAGGTTTGTAGTTGGTGTTCccagaaataaagaatatttcatttaatatatatgtccCCGGTGtgtgggatcaataaagttaaaaaaaaatcttaaatctgTATTTTTCTATAGTctaatattgtgtttttcattctACTACAATCCTGTATATTATTTGCCTTCAGTCTTTGTCATTTGCTTCTAATTTCAGGAACAACATGTTCATCTATCTGCACATCCTGCTAGAGGGAGCTGTGTATGTCGAGTTCACCTACGAGGTGTTTGGCTTCTGCAGGGAGATGGACACCACTCTGACCAGCCTGTCTGTGCCTTATATCCTGCTCACCATCAAGAccttcttcttctacctctGCATCAAGAGAGATCCAGGTTAATATTATATTAGCGGAAGTATATTATGCAAACTGATTTGTTGTTGGCTGCAATGTTAGGACATATTGTGTGAGGCAGGCAGGGGAAGTGAGGCGTGTTGAGGTGTGAGATATAATTAGATATAACTACATCGTACAGTAAAACAGGCGTCACGTGAGTCCATGTCTTGGGAATGCCCGATGCTAGCGACTGTgctgattgtttgttttgttcatggCACCAAACTCAATCTTCTGATATTAGAAATGTTCTGTTGTTTGCATACATACTCCTGTTAAATATGCTTCTAATGTCCCTTCAAGGATCATTTAATTTAGTCTTGAAGTGTGTCTGGTCTACCTTAATACTGATCTCAAGGCCCTTGTAGGTTGTGGGCGTGCGTATTTCCGCAGAGTGTTTGGTGTTATAACACTGCAgtcatgttttctctcctctcgaCTGGCAGGCACAGTGATGAAGAAGAAAATCGCTGGCCAGCTGCACATCTATCCGTATGacaggaggctgtttcaccCGGGAGTCTCCTGTGAAACCTGCAAGCTCGTCAAACCGGCTCGCTCCAAACACTGCAGTgagtaaagaaatgttttaatagtAACAAATAGGCACCGTAGTAAATATCGTTATGTATTATTTGTGTAACAGAATCCTACTCGCTGTTAAACACTGTCTGTGTTGCAGGTGTCTGCAACAGATGTGTCCAACGTTTTGACCACCACTGTGTCTGGGTGAACAACTGCATTGGTGCTAAGAACACGCGTTACTTCTTGCTTTACCTCTTCAGCGTGTGCGCCATGGCGGGTGCCATTGCTGTACTAACAGGAGACATGCTGTTTCATGCTGTACTGCGGTCAGGGCTTCTTAGAGCCAGTTATTTAGACGAGTCTGGCCAGCAGCAGTCAGCAGGGCCTCTGTTTGTTGCACAGGTGAGACTCCATACTGCTCACATGCTGCATGTTGTATACATATCCTGCAGCCGCAGTAATACCtacaattgttttatttttctctccgtCGCTCCAGCATCTGTTCCTGACCTTCCCACGAATCGTCTTCATGCTGGGATTTCTgatcttcgtcttcttcctcctgGCGGGTTATGCCCTTTTCCATTCCTTCCTGGCTCTCGTCAACCAGACTTCCAATGAGTGGTACAAAAGTCGAGGTTACGTGTGTCAGCACTGCCACCCAGCCGCAACAGCAGACCGCCTCTGCAGCCCAGCGCCAGACCACTCTAAAAGATACTACTACAGCAGAGGGCTACTCCGAAACCTGGGAGAGATTTTCTTCCCGCCACTACCTGTtcacaaaaaagacaaatgaaagaAAGTTCCTGCCGTCTGTGGTGCTATGCTGCATTTACGGTTCATCCCAAGAACTACTGCTCACTGAAGAAATTAAGTTTACATTAGCAATTTCTTTATGAGCTCTGGTGTCGACCTCCCACAAGGTGTCACATATTGGAAAGTAATCCTTGTTGGATTGTTAATTAAATGTTCTAATTGCAAGCATAGGACATATTTATAACCATTTTATATCCTTTGCCTGCCATAAACTAAAGCGTGAACGCTTCAGTTTGTTGGAGCATCCTACCATTGTCATTTTTATAATACATGATCATGGCGTTAGGTCTCAGGTTTCACATATGTTgtactttatgtatttttatcaGCCATGGGTCAGGTACTGTGgggatttaaaataaagaaataattgaatGAAGTGGAAGCGGTACACTGACATTCATTACAGTAGTGTTATCAAACACACCTATGCTAGTTGGACAGCACAGAAGCAAAAGTAAAATGTGCATTCACATGTTATGGCGTCGGTAGGATGGCCCTGAGatgcaaaacacaacattaaacaaaacacattaacaaaGGGAAACAGTATTTTACAAAGCACAGCAGCGTCGAAGAAAACACATCGACATGTTGAGGTGTTGTCtgatttttaattttatattgaacacacattaaaaacatacgAGAGAAAAGTGTTGTCTTATTGCTAATAAtgtgttttctatatttattctGCATCAAACATAGCTCCCATTAGGTTTTGAATACTTTCCCTCAACACTcatcaataaatcaatcaaactttatttatatagcacttttcgaACAAATCAAATGGatttcaaaatgtcttaaaaGCTATTGACAAAAATTATGAGTTAAAAGTAgtcaaatgtgaaaacaaatactaaacaaaatacagtgacataaataataaagattattGTAAAATAAGTATGAATAATAAAACCATAGAAttataaaactacaaaaaagcCAGCATAAAACTACAACTCATGGGAGTTGTAGTTTTATGCTGAGAAGATATAGGATGTTTGACTTGTAGTAGCTGTGTAGTTCAGAATACGCCGCTATTATGtctcagatatatatatataatatatattttggaaaaGCCAAATACATGAGCAGGACAGACGATTGACCGGAAGTGGACTGGACTTCTTCGTGTGTTCCTGTCCCTTTAAGCCGGTGCGGAAGTAACCACGGATTTGCTGCAACACTCAAGCAAGTAAAAGGTCAGGTTATTTTATCTCCGGTGAATTTTTTAGCTTTACACTTATTAAACCAAAtaactggcacacacacacacacacacacacacacacacacagctgggtgTGTCTACATACAGTAGTACTGAAGTTTACGACAGCGCGAGCGTTTGTGCGGTTGGGAACTGTAACGGTTACTTAACGTTGACGTCAGGACAGTTGGTGTTTGAGTGACAGCGTCTCTTCCCTGATGTCGGGGTCAAAGTGTACACGCCTCAACGGGGCGCTGGTGAAACAAGTGCTGGACTCGGTGGACAGCGTCCTGTTTGACTGCGACGGGGTCATCTGGCGGGGGGACCAGGCCATCCCGGGCGCCTCTCAAGTCATAAACCTGCTCAAGCAAAAGGGCAAGAAGGTGTTTTTCGTCACCAACAACAGCACCAAGACGAGGAAGATGTACGTCGACAAAATGTCTACGTTGGGGTTCAACGCGAAAGAGGACGAGGTGTTCGGGACGGCGTACTGCTCCGCCGTGTACCTGAAGACTGTCTGCAAGCTGGAGGGCAAAGTGTACCTGGTAGGAAGCAATGCGATGCGAGAGGAGCTGGAGGCGGTGGGGATCCAGCAGACCGGGGTGGGACCCGACCACATCTCCGGGAAGCAGACCGACTGGGCCAACGTGCCCCTGGAGTCCGAGGTGAAGGCGGTGGTGGTCGGCTTCGATGAGCATTTCAGTTACATGAAGTTAAACAGAGCCTTGCAGTACCTGACCCAGCCGGGCTGTCTGTTTGTGGGAACCAACAGGGACACCAGGCTGCCCCTGGAGGGGGGCAAGGCCGTCCCAGGTAGGGATACTCACtggatacacactcacactcacacacacgtcagaTGCAGGAATGATTAAGTCTACTTCCTGGAAAGcctttctccaacacacacaggcatatacTTTTAAAAGTGTGTCGACATTTTGGCACCTATCAGAAATCCTCTATTTGAAAAGAGAGTAAAGTGTCTGGTACacagttaaatagaataaaatacagtaaccgtaatataagtacagtcattggaAAGAAGTGTGTAGGAGTGAATActgcacacagtgttggaatagacttttctcggtgtggtggtctaccaggggccgtggtgacgTCTGAACACACAAGCTCCACCCGTCCCAAATGCTCAAAGTTACTTCATTATAATTGTAATATTTGAGGGTCTATgggtattttttattttacgctTGGAGCTTTTATAGTTGAGGTGAATGAAATAATGTTTGCACCACAAGCTGAATTAGCTTTTATCAGAAAgttgaatttaaatgtaattctgcATTAAGAAAGACttaaatcctcctcctcccccccccaggTACAGGCTGCCTGCTGCAGGCCGTGGAGACCGCCGCCCAGCGCCAAGCCCAGACGGTGGGCAAACCCAACCACTTCATGTTCGACTGCGTGGCCTCCCAGTTCGGCGTGGACCCCAGCCGCTGCCTGATGGTGGGCGACCGCCTCGACACAGACATCATGCTGGGATCCAACTGCGGCCTGAAGACCCTCCTCACCCTCACAGGGGTCAGCACCGTGGCGGACGCCGAGGCCCATCAGAAGAGCGGCTGTGCGGAGAGGCAGGGGATGGTGCCCGATTATTACGTGGAGAGCATCGCCGACCTTCTGCCGGCTCTGCAGGGATGAAGTGTAGCTCCGTGAGAGCGAGAGGACTCCAGACTCCATTGCTTACTAAAAGGGAATATTTTTCATTAAGATTTATATGATTAAAATCACATCTATTACAAAGTCACGACCGAGCAGCGAGCAGATGTGCGACAGAGGAGACAAAGacttcattatttaaataaaaagatttagtTTTTGAAAGTTAAAAACCTGCTAATTTAAAACGATTGTTTCATAACATAAGAACAATGACTTACAGTATTGTGTCAATGTGTTGTATCTTGCTGTTTGGAGAAAGGAGAAGGGAGAGTGTTCTTCAGTGATGCAATACAAGTCACACTCGAGGGGAATGAGCACATGATGTGTTAACAGCTTgctaatatgtgtgtgttcaggttaACAGCTGTTTTAACGTCTATAAATCACACAGTGGAGCTGAACGCCACTGACCTGGCCTCGCTTAACCCTTTATTCCCCACTGTTCTGCTGAACTGTGgaaataattaattacattaattggAGTCGGTTCATGagtgaaacattaaaagataGCGTATACGTTTGAAAGGTAATCCAGTCTTCCTTCTCACCTCGTGTGTTCCCTGACTTGTCCTTGACTCCCCGAATACCTGAAAGCAAATCGGTAATAAAACTCAGACTTTACTAAATCCACGTCTGCTCTCTGTGGCGAACACAGAAAACGTCCCTCGGAGTCCTGTGCTTAAAGTCACCTTGGGCTGTCATCGGCTGGATGCTGCGCGTATCTCCTCTCGCCCGATGAGAGAGGCTTTCCAAGCTGCACCTGCCTCACCCCTTTGTCCATTGTCTGGGCCGGGGAGGGCGGCCAACTCCTCtcgtgtaagtgtgtgtctgagtgaggGGGGACGGGATGGATGATGTTAGAGAGGCATATTAAGTCATattagatatttaaaaaaaaaaggaaattgcaGGAAGACTCAAAATTGAATTTGTGTAAttcagagttgtgtgtgtgtgaagtgggTGACTGTTTTTCGGAGGGAGacagtgaaggaggaggaggaggaggaagaaggggggaGGTCTGCAGGGACAAAGAGAAGCTGGCCAGGTGTCTTGAGTCCCAGTCATGACCACAGCTCCATGCCGGTAGCTACGAGAAGGGAGCAGACGGAGTGAGGAGCCGTCAAGGGACACAGGATGGTGAGGTGTTGGAAACATTCAGAAGACTGTTTGGAGGAAGCACAGTGCACGGTAAGCAGAGGGCTTTTAAGTTAAAGGGCAACTACTGACTGGACTTCCAGATATTTCTTTTAAAGGGGCAGTTACCCCTAAAGTCAAAAATACTAAATCCCTCTTACCTGTCGTGTTGATTATGAGTCGAGATTGTTTTGgtgagatatcggccgtagagacgTTTACCTTCTCTAGAATATAATGGCACTAGATAATCAGGGtgggtgtagttcggtagaaagaaagtagtccctacatgaaactgctcacaacaaggtctgtggattctCTTCATTAACTGGGTCATGGTTTCTGGAGAGAGACGTTGCTGTTgggtttttcaaatgtatttctttggcGATTTGAGCAACAAAAGCCGAGCGCCATCTAGTTCCTTTATATTAGAGAAAAGGCCGATGCCTCCAAAACGAAGGAAATCACACCAAGACCATCTACATTGATTAATATCCTTACAGGGAAGAGATGAGCAGTTTTGATTTTTGGGCGATTTCTAAGCAGAAATCTCAGCAGCAGTGTCAAATCaatcaaactgtatttttatttccaatatcactaaatacaaatgtatgtcAGGAGGCTTTACAATGTGTgcgtagatgtcgtgtgtacagaataaacaacataataaacgACCACATAGACGATCCGTAAGATGataatatatgaaaaagataaatCCAAGAGGAAGTAAATAAGCTGAGACGTCAAGTTGTGTGTGAAGATCTTTCTCTTTGTGTACACGTGTGCAGGATGGCTCTGCTGCGTCCTCCCAGTCCCACTTCCCACACAAGGCCTTCTGGGTCAGCCTCTCGGCCGGCCTGCTCCTGGTCATCGTTGCCCTCGGCTTGACGGGGCACCTGGGGCTGTCGCAGCCTCGCTCTGAGGTAGTCTGTCACCACACCCTCCAGCGCCCACATCATTTCTTTATCTTCATTGCTCACATTAATCAGAATCTGCTCCTGTAAGTCGATACAGATCGTCCGAATCACGGTTCCCGATCAAACCGGAGTTCTGATCGACCAGTCGGCCGTCGTGGACCAGCAGAATGACCTGGTGACCTTCTCTGTGACCTCACCCGCCAATCAGACGTCCACTGTGCTCTTTGACATCAAACATGTACGTCCAGGTGATATGCACAAGATGTTATTTGATGTTATGATACAGTGTgactcttctgtgtgtgtgtgtgttgttgtgttgcagggtttGATATGTTATGATACAGTGTGACtcttctgactgtgtgtgtgttgtgttgcagggtttGATATGTTATGATACAGTGTGACtcttctgactgtgtgtgtgtgttgttgtgttgcagggtttGATATGTTATGATACAGTGTGACtcttctgactgtgtgtgtgtgttgttgtgttgcagggtttGATAAGTTATGATACAGTGTGACtcttctgactgtgtgtgtgtgtgtgtgtgtgttgttgtgttgcagggtttGATATGTTATGATACAGTGTGACtcttctgactgtgtgtgtgtgtgttgttgtgttgcagggtttGATATGTTATGATACAGTGTGACtcttctgactgtgtgtgtgtgttgttgtgttgcagggtttGATATGTTATGATACAGTGTGACtcttctgactgtgtgtgtgtgtgttgttgtgttgcagggtttGATAAGTTATGATACAGTGTGACtcttctgactgtgtgtgtgtgttgttgtgttgcagggtttGATATGCTACAAACCTGTTGACCAGGAGAGCTGCTTCCTGCGAAAGATGGAGAAGTCCGACTATGACAACGTGCACTCCCTCCTGCACGAGTCCTCACAGAAGGTAGCGACATTTCAGCACATGAGAACTGAGCGCTCGTGTCATATAATAGCGTTtctccctccgttgccttcagGATATGTGAGACCACGAAGCTTAAGATGAGAAATGCACCTCGGCACACGAAGAAAAAAGAAGTTTTGCCCTTTCGGCTCTGCCAGGTGTTTGTAAAGTCACCGCCTCACTAATGTGTGAACTGGCATTTCTGACCGTGACTCATAGTTGTATCCCACTAAGCCAGGACCTGCTGGGTTTCGTAGTTCCTCGCCGCTGCGTACAAAGAGAGGGGTGAAGCACAcagtctccctctctcacctccaCGGCTGAATTCCTCAGCACATCTGATCCCTCCAGGCCCCCTCGGCGTGCCCAGGATCTTCTTACAGGCTACGGCAGCGAGCCGGAGCCCAGGAAAGGGCACAATGGCCGCTCTGTGTGAGGGCCTTTTAGCTTTTAGGACTCCTCTTGGATTAAAGTACAGATGTATGGTTAGTGAGGGAAGGGCCAGTGTGGCAAAGACCTGGATCTCTAATATTGATCGGGGGGGACACATTACGAGGGTACACATGTGAACTAATAGATATCTTCCTGAAACTTCTCAAGttaattacttacattaagataattattgtgttgcatgttttctgaaatgttatgtttaaatatgcaaatgaggcgttatgtaatgctaacttttggtgaaatTAGGAggaatctacagacacaaattgACAAagtagtaaaaaaacaaacacctaaatgtgtgttttggttgtttgctttctagtctgaaagaaaacatgttatggaagtaaaatagcccaaaatctcaaaatgcACCTGTGCATGAAAGACTTCTTTCACCTGGGTTTTCCCACCTTAAGCCTCTCAGATATGATTTGTGTGCGACTATTGGATTCTTTATTGTGGTTTGACCTTGCAGGTAATCTGAGATGAGActtctgtgtctccatcttatCATCTTTTCTGCTGAATAGCACCATTTCCACCTTTTTAGTTGAGTCTTTTTTGTGCTCCCGTCTCGTGGTGTCACATATCTCATCCAGCTCCTCAGTGTTGATTGTGGTCATTTAATCTAGGACGGGAGGGAAAGGGCCCACTATGGATCAAGAGTGAATGTGTTCTGTTCCTCTTTTCTGCAGCACAATGGTCTTCTTGGTCTTTTTCAGCAGAGGAAAACTGGTTGTTACGTGACCCACTCGAGCGTAACATCACTTTAAGTGGTTCACTATCGGAGCCAATCACAAGTGTAAGTGTTGCAGTTACACACAGCCTTTGTGACGGATGAGAGCTTCGACCTCATCAGCGAAGATATCGAGCTAATAGCAGCTCCAGTTTCAATCTTGGGTTTTGTTCTTCATATCTCCCTCGATTTGACTCCCAATTTATTCATCTGACTTTGTCACTGTCTCTGTTGT contains:
- the zdhhc4 gene encoding palmitoyltransferase ZDHHC4 gives rise to the protein MDFLTLFAVYVVVVLTCIVLVCKYSGQQQTPFSILFNSVGKVVAPFTPKWLQKLSQWTMHRLFHQRNNMFIYLHILLEGAVYVEFTYEVFGFCREMDTTLTSLSVPYILLTIKTFFFYLCIKRDPGTVMKKKIAGQLHIYPYDRRLFHPGVSCETCKLVKPARSKHCSVCNRCVQRFDHHCVWVNNCIGAKNTRYFLLYLFSVCAMAGAIAVLTGDMLFHAVLRSGLLRASYLDESGQQQSAGPLFVAQHLFLTFPRIVFMLGFLIFVFFLLAGYALFHSFLALVNQTSNEWYKSRGYVCQHCHPAATADRLCSPAPDHSKRYYYSRGLLRNLGEIFFPPLPVHKKDK
- the pgp gene encoding glycerol-3-phosphate phosphatase: MSGSKCTRLNGALVKQVLDSVDSVLFDCDGVIWRGDQAIPGASQVINLLKQKGKKVFFVTNNSTKTRKMYVDKMSTLGFNAKEDEVFGTAYCSAVYLKTVCKLEGKVYLVGSNAMREELEAVGIQQTGVGPDHISGKQTDWANVPLESEVKAVVVGFDEHFSYMKLNRALQYLTQPGCLFVGTNRDTRLPLEGGKAVPGTGCLLQAVETAAQRQAQTVGKPNHFMFDCVASQFGVDPSRCLMVGDRLDTDIMLGSNCGLKTLLTLTGVSTVADAEAHQKSGCAERQGMVPDYYVESIADLLPALQG
- the bricd5 gene encoding BRICHOS domain-containing protein 5 isoform X1 — its product is MVRCWKHSEDCLEEAQCTDGSAASSQSHFPHKAFWVSLSAGLLLVIVALGLTGHLGLSQPRSESIQIVRITVPDQTGVLIDQSAVVDQQNDLVTFSVTSPANQTSTVLFDIKHGLICYKPVDQESCFLRKMEKSDYDNVHSLLHESSQKARGNRGSSTSASTSASPATSACPCASTTCRSDRVSSSSPPSDRSGKQSCLFSSLCKKPPPPPPPPPPRTKASFDCFLCATQTPVKQ
- the bricd5 gene encoding BRICHOS domain-containing protein 5 isoform X2, which encodes MVRCWKHSEDCLEEAQCTDGSAASSQSHFPHKAFWVSLSAGLLLVIVALGLTGHLGLSQPRSESIQIVRITVPDQTGVLIDQSAVVDQQNDLVTFSVTSPANQTSTVLFDIKHGLICYKPVDQESCFLRKMEKSDYDNVHSLLHESSQKQNHFQLSGNETQRQREFLGVLGASQVDVSTLEEPLQNLCQDSSIHWTKRVEGPGKQRLVYFCIDICFPSNICVSVCFYYLPE
- the bricd5 gene encoding BRICHOS domain-containing protein 5 isoform X3, with the protein product MVRCWKHSEDCLEEAQCTDGSAASSQSHFPHKAFWVSLSAGLLLVIVALGLTGHLGLSQPRSESIQIVRITVPDQTGVLIDQSAVVDQQNDLVTFSVTSPANQTSTVLFDIKHGLICYKPVDQESCFLRKMEKSDYDNVHSLLHESSQKNHFQLSGNETQRQREFLGVLGASQVDVSTLEEPLQNLCQDSSIHWTKRVEGPGKQRLVYFCIDICFPSNICVSVCFYYLPE